One Brassica napus cultivar Da-Ae chromosome C2, Da-Ae, whole genome shotgun sequence DNA window includes the following coding sequences:
- the LOC106381071 gene encoding uncharacterized protein LOC106381071 isoform X2, with protein sequence MRPPSLVARLMGLESIPSNHKKKKKSSHLMNQDKDKCLLSEEEEEEEDSGLDKSRPQKMQRTIRGVCDRRVMVKKFGSDAMQIKNVLTRVRKHHHQHQNLASPVKSPRLQRRNSRLINAAARILEPGKRNSKYNAIAYPSSSRTIRCGNVGKETAVSPDYNTSVASCKACGSFVDVHGSSSVPEESGKSMVCVSESTPFERSKRSVHWRNQEPSMPVSGKGRGCIDQMERKALHRARFPPVPESYTLQRSRGSSSPANAINYKDKDFIAMNRGSASRAKFENSGLNLQRRSHTRIEESCNRSGLNTCARKRRPACETAFSPLKLGSPQRDYSQCCRETKERKRPPRVPNQMGQKRIQVDAGTVGLIQQKLEEITSQEEDALPSKPASLILHELLSSLAREQTYSRDVDNRKKGKTEMWSSIGNANSDYTSPGSVLDASFSNESCFSNSFDNISVPGQMRMPLEPVEPDWDVLEDSATLFKNSTSVGNYQAITSLVSHVSNVLRSLSNTGLILTLQRFTNAREVIIHTELLAAQDNYLIGQELFDELMIYAARSDNLLNLPGITGGFLVDAMVEHLEEINISCGLKPSSAEASELIQGVLGEVPKWAALARVEMDEVVGIEMEKWMDLETHLFGVGSEIAYEIVMCLVEELAMDLL encoded by the exons ATGAGACCTCCTAGTTTGGTAGCACGTTTGATGGGACTTGAATCAATACCTTCTaatcacaagaagaagaagaagtcatcACATTTGATGAATCAGGACAAGGATAAATGCCTTTTGtctgaggaggaagaagaagaagaagatagtgGTTTGGATAAGTCTAGGCCACAGAAGATGCAGAGAACAATAAGAGGTGTGTGCGACAGGCGTGTTATGGTGAAGAAGTTTGGATCAGACGCCATGCAGATCAAGAACGTTTTGACCCGAGTAAGGAAACATCATCACCAGCATCAGAATCTGGCTTCTCCTGTTAAAAGCCCGAGGCTTCAGAGGCGTAACTCTAGGTTGATCAACGCTGCTGCTAGGATTCTGGAACCGGGGAAGAGAAATTCGAAATACAACGCTATTGCTTATCCAAGTTCTTCCAGGACTATAAGGTGTGGAAACGTTGGGAAAGAGACTGCTGTTTCACCTGATTATAACACTAGTGTTGCTTCTTGTAAAGCCTGTGGTAGCTTTGTTGATGTTCATGGTTCTAGTTCTGTACCTGAAGAGAGTGGAAAGAGCATGGTTTGTGTTTCTGAATCAACTCCCTTCGAGAGGAGTAAAAGAAGTGTGCATTGGAGAAATCAAGAACCATCTATGCCTGTTTCTGGTAAAGGCAGAGGCTGTATAGATCAAATGGAGAGGAAGGCTCTTCACCGTGCTCGGTTTCCTCCTGTCCCTGAATCTTACACCTTACAGAGAAGCAGAGGTTCGTCTTCACCTGCAAATGCCATCAACTATAAAGACAAGGACTTTATTGCCATGAATAGAGGTTCAGCTAGCAGAGCTAAATTTGAAAACTCTGGTTTGAATCTGCAGAGAAGGTCTCACACTAGAATTGAGGAGTCTTGTAATAGATCAGGTCTGAACACTTGTGCACGGAAGAGAAGGCCAGCTTGTGAAACCGCGTTTTCTCCATTGAAACTTGGTTCCCCTCAAAGAGATTATAGCCAATGCTGCAGAGaaactaaagagagaaaaagaccGCCACGTGTTCCAAATCAGATGGGTCAGAAAAGAATACAAGTTGATGCCGGTACTGTGGGTTTGATTCAGCAGAAGTTGGAAGAAATCACTTCTCAAGAAGAAGATGCATTGCCCAGTAAACCGGCCTCTTTGATCCTCCATGAGTTGCTTTCTTCACTAGCACGCGAGCAGACTTACTCCAGGGATGTTGATAATCGG AAGAAAGGCAAAACAGAGATGTGGAGTTCCATTGGAAATGCAAACAGTGACTACACAAGCCCTGGTTCTGTACTGGATGCATCTTTCTCTAACGAGAGTTGCTTTTCCAATAGCTTTGACAATATCTCAG TTCCAGGACAGATGAGGATGCCTCTAGAGCCAGTAGAGCCCGATTGGGACGTTCTTGAAGACTCCGCGACTTTGTTCAAGAACTCAACGAGTGTTGGTAACTATCAAGCGATCACCAGTCTGGTCAGCCATGTCTCCAACGTCCTGCGAAGCTTAAGCAACACAGGTCTCATATTAACGCTGCAGAGATTCACCAACGCAAGAGAAGTAATAATCCACACCGAGCTATTGGCTGCTCAAGACAACTACCTCATCGGGCAAGAACTCTTCGACGAACTTATGATTTACGCAGCTCGTTCCGATAATCTGCTTAATCTCCCTGGAATAACCGGAGGGTTCCTTGTTGATGCAATGGTCGAACACTTGGAAGAAATAAACATTTCCTGCGGATTAAAGCCTTCGAGTGCTGAAGCATCCGAGTTGATTCAAGGTGTTCTTGGGGAAGTTCCAAAGTGGGCAGCATTGGCACGGGTTGAGATGGACGAAGTTGTCGGTATCGAGATGGAGAAATGGATGGATCTTGAAACCCATTTGTTTGGAGTTGGATCAGAGATTGCGTATGAGATCGTTATGTGTTTGGTTGAAGAGTTAGCTATGGATCTACTTTAG
- the LOC106381072 gene encoding uncharacterized protein LOC106381072 — MFVRVSSLSIRPLRTKRKEAISFARRRHSAKKKTKTLNQDFDPSIMEDTISNPSMEPLLFSVDPMSLFLTQNNLCGFERGPRYREYATLREAKLRLKREYEKILKEEEERFFRGGKKQTRIGFTRQDEIKVSPAKKRFGFNYVPANPNPRRMSSSSSSLAQSVPDFSAMIRKENRRPANSNLLPRRTDLTPPPPSKSRTASVFSGSVSSIRGSISTSAGEKKSKGIINARKSYATVEDLKKISTAVASAINGGGRKSLGGGGGGGRRKSVSGGGGGRTILGYRQT, encoded by the coding sequence ATGTTTGTAAGGGTCTCATCTCTTTCAATCAGACCGTTACGaacgaaaagaaaagaagcaaTAAGCTTTGCGAGAAGACGACATagtgccaaaaaaaaaacaaaaaccttgAATCAAGATTTTGATCCATCCATAATGGAGGATACGATTTCAAACCCTAGTATGGAACCTCTGTTATTCTCCGTCGATCCGATGTCTCTCTTCCTTACTCAAAACAATCTCTGCGGATTCGAGAGAGGACCCAGATACAGAGAATACGCGACACTGCGAGAAGCGAAGCTTCGACTGAAGCGAGAGTACGAGAAGATActcaaggaagaagaagagaggttCTTCCGCGGAGGCAAGAAACAAACGAGAATCGGCTTTACAAGACAAGATGAAATCAAAGTTTCGCCGGCGAAGAAGAGATTTGGGTTTAACTATGTTCCGGCGAACCCTAATCCGCGTAGAatgtcgtcgtcgtcgtcttcaCTGGCTCAATCGGTTCCTGATTTCTCCGCCATGATCCGCAAGGAAAATCGCCGTCCGGCTAACTCGAACTTGCTCCCACGGAGGACGGATCTCACTCCGCCGCCGCCGTCTAAGAGCAGAACCGCCTCTGTTTTCTCCGGATCGGTTTCTTCCATTAGAGGAAGCATATCGACGAGTGCGGGAGAGAAGAAAAGCAAAGGGATCATCAATGCGCGTAAGAGCTACGCCACCGTCGAAGATCTGAAGAAAATTTCCACCGCCGTAGCTTCAGCCATTAATGGCGGTGGAAGGAAGTCActcggcggaggaggaggaggagggaggAGGAAATCAGTcagcggtggtggtggtggtcggACTATTCTAGGTTACAGACAAACTTAA
- the LOC106381071 gene encoding uncharacterized protein LOC106381071 isoform X1 — protein sequence MTGELQETVAPCGAITEKRPSRLSGCVGVFFQLFDWNRRFSKKKLFSRKSLLPGKQASKRFGGNDKLLKSKLNLIDDEKRGSFPNRGEVVDFKRHEMRPPSLVARLMGLESIPSNHKKKKKSSHLMNQDKDKCLLSEEEEEEEDSGLDKSRPQKMQRTIRGVCDRRVMVKKFGSDAMQIKNVLTRVRKHHHQHQNLASPVKSPRLQRRNSRLINAAARILEPGKRNSKYNAIAYPSSSRTIRCGNVGKETAVSPDYNTSVASCKACGSFVDVHGSSSVPEESGKSMVCVSESTPFERSKRSVHWRNQEPSMPVSGKGRGCIDQMERKALHRARFPPVPESYTLQRSRGSSSPANAINYKDKDFIAMNRGSASRAKFENSGLNLQRRSHTRIEESCNRSGLNTCARKRRPACETAFSPLKLGSPQRDYSQCCRETKERKRPPRVPNQMGQKRIQVDAGTVGLIQQKLEEITSQEEDALPSKPASLILHELLSSLAREQTYSRDVDNRKKGKTEMWSSIGNANSDYTSPGSVLDASFSNESCFSNSFDNISVPGQMRMPLEPVEPDWDVLEDSATLFKNSTSVGNYQAITSLVSHVSNVLRSLSNTGLILTLQRFTNAREVIIHTELLAAQDNYLIGQELFDELMIYAARSDNLLNLPGITGGFLVDAMVEHLEEINISCGLKPSSAEASELIQGVLGEVPKWAALARVEMDEVVGIEMEKWMDLETHLFGVGSEIAYEIVMCLVEELAMDLL from the exons ATGACGGGTGAGTTACAGGAGACGGTGGCGCCGTGTGGGGCCATAACTGAGAAACGGCCAAGCCGACTCAGCGGTTGCGTCGGCGTATTCTTCCAGCTCTTCGATTGGAACCGACGCTTCTCCAAAAAGAAGCTCTTTTCTCGCAAATCTCTTCTTCCTG ggaAACAAGCTTCTAAGAGGTTTGGTGGGAATGATAAACTGCTCAAATCTAAGCTTAACCTG ATTGATGATGAGAAGAGAGGAAGTTTCCCGAACCGAGGTGAAGTTGTGGACTTTAAAAGGCATGAGATGAGACCTCCTAGTTTGGTAGCACGTTTGATGGGACTTGAATCAATACCTTCTaatcacaagaagaagaagaagtcatcACATTTGATGAATCAGGACAAGGATAAATGCCTTTTGtctgaggaggaagaagaagaagaagatagtgGTTTGGATAAGTCTAGGCCACAGAAGATGCAGAGAACAATAAGAGGTGTGTGCGACAGGCGTGTTATGGTGAAGAAGTTTGGATCAGACGCCATGCAGATCAAGAACGTTTTGACCCGAGTAAGGAAACATCATCACCAGCATCAGAATCTGGCTTCTCCTGTTAAAAGCCCGAGGCTTCAGAGGCGTAACTCTAGGTTGATCAACGCTGCTGCTAGGATTCTGGAACCGGGGAAGAGAAATTCGAAATACAACGCTATTGCTTATCCAAGTTCTTCCAGGACTATAAGGTGTGGAAACGTTGGGAAAGAGACTGCTGTTTCACCTGATTATAACACTAGTGTTGCTTCTTGTAAAGCCTGTGGTAGCTTTGTTGATGTTCATGGTTCTAGTTCTGTACCTGAAGAGAGTGGAAAGAGCATGGTTTGTGTTTCTGAATCAACTCCCTTCGAGAGGAGTAAAAGAAGTGTGCATTGGAGAAATCAAGAACCATCTATGCCTGTTTCTGGTAAAGGCAGAGGCTGTATAGATCAAATGGAGAGGAAGGCTCTTCACCGTGCTCGGTTTCCTCCTGTCCCTGAATCTTACACCTTACAGAGAAGCAGAGGTTCGTCTTCACCTGCAAATGCCATCAACTATAAAGACAAGGACTTTATTGCCATGAATAGAGGTTCAGCTAGCAGAGCTAAATTTGAAAACTCTGGTTTGAATCTGCAGAGAAGGTCTCACACTAGAATTGAGGAGTCTTGTAATAGATCAGGTCTGAACACTTGTGCACGGAAGAGAAGGCCAGCTTGTGAAACCGCGTTTTCTCCATTGAAACTTGGTTCCCCTCAAAGAGATTATAGCCAATGCTGCAGAGaaactaaagagagaaaaagaccGCCACGTGTTCCAAATCAGATGGGTCAGAAAAGAATACAAGTTGATGCCGGTACTGTGGGTTTGATTCAGCAGAAGTTGGAAGAAATCACTTCTCAAGAAGAAGATGCATTGCCCAGTAAACCGGCCTCTTTGATCCTCCATGAGTTGCTTTCTTCACTAGCACGCGAGCAGACTTACTCCAGGGATGTTGATAATCGG AAGAAAGGCAAAACAGAGATGTGGAGTTCCATTGGAAATGCAAACAGTGACTACACAAGCCCTGGTTCTGTACTGGATGCATCTTTCTCTAACGAGAGTTGCTTTTCCAATAGCTTTGACAATATCTCAG TTCCAGGACAGATGAGGATGCCTCTAGAGCCAGTAGAGCCCGATTGGGACGTTCTTGAAGACTCCGCGACTTTGTTCAAGAACTCAACGAGTGTTGGTAACTATCAAGCGATCACCAGTCTGGTCAGCCATGTCTCCAACGTCCTGCGAAGCTTAAGCAACACAGGTCTCATATTAACGCTGCAGAGATTCACCAACGCAAGAGAAGTAATAATCCACACCGAGCTATTGGCTGCTCAAGACAACTACCTCATCGGGCAAGAACTCTTCGACGAACTTATGATTTACGCAGCTCGTTCCGATAATCTGCTTAATCTCCCTGGAATAACCGGAGGGTTCCTTGTTGATGCAATGGTCGAACACTTGGAAGAAATAAACATTTCCTGCGGATTAAAGCCTTCGAGTGCTGAAGCATCCGAGTTGATTCAAGGTGTTCTTGGGGAAGTTCCAAAGTGGGCAGCATTGGCACGGGTTGAGATGGACGAAGTTGTCGGTATCGAGATGGAGAAATGGATGGATCTTGAAACCCATTTGTTTGGAGTTGGATCAGAGATTGCGTATGAGATCGTTATGTGTTTGGTTGAAGAGTTAGCTATGGATCTACTTTAG
- the LOC106381073 gene encoding LEAF RUST 10 DISEASE-RESISTANCE LOCUS RECEPTOR-LIKE PROTEIN KINASE-like 2.7 isoform X1 yields the protein MNPRAIIRFSKPTFYQVIFCIFSLLYYLPCASSQEELGWCGDMFQCGNITAGFPFWGGKRPDYCGHTLLELHCNNNNNTSLNISDQEYCVLDVDQTYTLTLARTDMLGSFCSAKFKNTTLPTDILDLSLNAKNLTVSYLCDPRNPYLSSNFTCPLKGIGSVSLRPETQSSCNESFAVNVPMNFFPEEREFNLNQLESVLRGGFEVKVEIDEITCQECSSSGGICSFSGTTQVCCKTNSTSGITCEPKPQPSSADLYHRCSTRFICGDQVGLLYPFWIPGREECGHPDFKLTCDRGFSEINIASVKFRILEANYTTRIIRLARSDYIGHLCPQDPTNAPFNENILQFSPNTDLLTLYYDCRDFSFSTPAYDPTYFRELGCDDELGRSYYVTRNLSSPLLDGVRDLLNILKVLCLTIVSIPASGPALSTLQRFQTSDNLKKALEEGFELGVNQECSMCMESGGGCGYNQTTRGFVCYCNNGPHSRTCSSGKPHGTITKILIGLSVLVAGVLVLLVILIPILRKRKASHDNRKQNLKTLIPLKHYSYAQVKRITNSFAEVVGEGGFGTVYRGSLSDGSMVAVKVLKDSKCNGEDFVNEVVSMSRTSHVNIVSLLGFCSEGSKRAIVYELLENGSLDRFISTNNSMSIDWMAMHGIALGVARGLEYLHHGCKTRIVHFDIKPQNVLLDDDLCPKVSDFGLAKLCKKKESTMSLLDLRGTIGYIAPEMISRVYGSVSHKSDVYSYGMLVLEMIGARNKTSAENYASDTSSMYFPEWIYKDLEKGDDERLVGNGISNEEEEIAKKMTLVGLWCIQSSPSDRPPMNRVVEMMEGNLDSLEVPPKPVWQIPTVPLPETSWISEESSSITN from the exons ATGAACCCTCGAGCAATCATCCGATTCTCAAAACCCACTTTTTATCAGGTTATATTCTGCATCTTCTCTTTATTGTACTACCTTCCTTGTGCTTCAAGTCAGGAAGAACTTGGGTGGTGTGGAGATATGTTTCAGTGTGGGAACATAACCGCTGGTTTTCCTTTTTGGGGTGGGAAACGTCCTGATTATTGCGGTCATACATTGCTGGAGCTTCACtgcaataacaacaacaatacATCTTTAAACATCTCAGACCAAGAGTACTGTGTTCTTGATGTAGATCAAACATACACTCTTACACTTGCCAGAACAGACATGCTAGGCTCTTTTTGTTCTGctaaatttaaaaacacaacCTTGCCTACCGATATCCTTGACCTCTCACTAAATGCCAAGAACCTCACAGTTTCTTACCTCTGCGATCCTCGTAATCCTTACCTTTCATCAAATTTTACATGTCCTTTAAAGGGTATTGGGTCAGTGTCTCTGAGACCTGAGACACAGTCTTCCTGCAATGAGAGTTTCGCAGTGAATGTTCCGATGAATTTCTTTCcagaagagagagagtttaaTTTGAATCAGTTGGAAAGTGTTCTAAGAGGAGGGTTCGAGGTGAAAGTGGAGATAGATGAGATAACTTGTCAAGAATGTTCGTCCTCTGGTGGAATCTGCAGCTTCAGTGGTACCACACAAGTTTGCTGCAAGACAAACTCAACGTCAGGAATCACCTGCGAACCAAAGCCTCAACCAAGTT CTGCTGATCTTTACCACCGCTGTAGTACCCGGTTTATCTGTGGAGATCAGGTTGGTCTCTTATACCCTTTCTGGATTCCTGGCAGAGAAGAATGTGGTCACCCTGACTTCAAGCTCACCTGTGACAGAGGATTTTCAGAGATTAATATCGCCTCTGTGAAGTTCAGAATCTTAGAGGCAAACTACACAACTCGTATCATAAGACTTGCCAGATCTGATTATATCGGCCACCTTTGTCCCCAAGATCCTACAAATGCGCCATTCAACGAAAACATCCTTCAATTCTCACCTAACACCGACCTGCTAACACTTTACTATGACTGCCGAGACTTTTCATTCTCAACGCCTGCTTATGATCCTACTTACTTCAGAGAGCTtggttgtgatgatgaactcgGAAGAAGTTACTATGTGACGAGAAACCTCTCGTCCCCTTTACTTGACGGAGTTAGAGATCTTTTAAATATCCTCAAGGTACTGTGCTTAACAATCGTCAGCATTCCTGCGTCCGGACCTGCGTTGAGCACACTACAGAGATTTCAGACTTCAGATAATCTTAAGAAGGCGCTTGAAGAGGGTTTCGAGCTTGGAGTTAACCAAGAATGTTCCATGTGCATGGAATCTGGGGGTGGTTGTGGATATAATCAAACCACAAGAGGGTTCGTCTGTTACTGTAACAATGGGCCTCATAGCCGTACTTGCAGTTCCGGAAAGCCTCATG GTACTATTACAAAAATTCTAATAG GTCTGAGTGTACTAGTAGCGGGTGTTCTTGTGCTCTTGGTAATACTCATACCAATTCTCCGAAAGAGAAAAGCATCACATGACAACAGAAAACAGAATCTAAAGACCCTTATTCCACTGAAACACTATAGTTACGCACAAGTCAAACGAATTACAAACTCATTTGCGGAAGTGGTTGGGGAAGGAGGGTTTGGAACGGTCTATAGAGGAAGTCTTTCTGATGGTAGTATGGTTGCGGTGAAGGTCCTGAAAGACTCTAAGTGTAATGGTGAAGACTTTGTTAACGAAGTTGTGAGCATGAGCAGAACTTCTCATGTTAACATTGTTTCTCTGCTTGGATTCTGCTCCGAAGGTTCCAAGAGAGCAATTGTTTATGAACTTTTGGAAAACGGGTCTCTTGATAGGTTCATCTCAACCAACAACTCAATGAGCATTGATTGGATGGCAATGCATGGAATCGCGCTAGGCGTTGCTCGTGGTCTAGAGTACTTGCACCATGGCTGCAAAACAAGGATCGTGCATTTCGATATTAAACCTCAGAACGTATTGTTGGATGATGATCTTTGTCCCAAAGTGTCTGATTTCGGACTTGCTAAACTCTGCAAGAAGAAAGAGAGCACCATGTCACTACTAGACTTGAGAGGGACGATAGGCTACATCGCACCAGAGATGATCTCTAGAGTTTATGGGAGTGTTTCCCACAAGTCGGATGTATACAGCTATGGAATGTTAGTCCTCGAAATGATAGGAGCAAGGAACAAAACATCCGCAGAAAACTATGCATCGGACACAAGCTCGATGTACTTTCCAGAATGGATCTATAAGGATCTTGAGAAGGGAGACGATGAAAGGCTTGTTGGTAACGGAATCAGCAACGAGGAAGAGGAGATAGCAAAGAAGATGACATTGGTGGGTTTGTGGTGTATTCAGTCTTCTCCATCAGACCGCCCACCAATGAACAGAGTTGTGGAGATGATGGAAGGAAATCTTGATTCTCTTGAAGTCCCTCCTAAGCCTGTTTGGCAAATTCCTACAGTGCCTCTTCCTGAAACTTCTTGGATTTCAGAGGAGAGTTCAAGCATCACTAATTGA
- the LOC106381073 gene encoding LEAF RUST 10 DISEASE-RESISTANCE LOCUS RECEPTOR-LIKE PROTEIN KINASE-like 2.7 isoform X2 gives MNPRAIIRFSKPTFYQVIFCIFSLLYYLPCASSQEELGWCGDMFQCGNITAGFPFWGGKRPDYCGHTLLELHCNNNNNTSLNISDQEYCVLDVDQTYTLTLARTDMLGSFCSAKFKNTTLPTDILDLSLNAKNLTVSYLCDPRNPYLSSNFTCPLKGIGSVSLRPETQSSCNESFAVNVPMNFFPEEREFNLNQLESVLRGGFEVKVEIDEITCQECSSSGGICSFSGTTQVCCKTNSTSGITCEPKPQPSSADLYHRCSTRFICGDQVGLLYPFWIPGREECGHPDFKLTCDRGFSEINIASVKFRILEANYTTRIIRLARSDYIGHLCPQDPTNAPFNENILQFSPNTDLLTLYYDCRDFSFSTPAYDPTYFRELGCDDELGRSYYVTRNLSSPLLDGVRDLLNILKVLCLTIVSIPASGPALSTLQRFQTSDNLKKALEEGFELGVNQECSMCMESGGGCGYNQTTRGFVCYCNNGPHSRTCSSGKPHGTLLFSLELVPFLAGVLVLLVILIPILRKRKASHDNRKQNLKTLIPLKHYSYAQVKRITNSFAEVVGEGGFGTVYRGSLSDGSMVAVKVLKDSKCNGEDFVNEVVSMSRTSHVNIVSLLGFCSEGSKRAIVYELLENGSLDRFISTNNSMSIDWMAMHGIALGVARGLEYLHHGCKTRIVHFDIKPQNVLLDDDLCPKVSDFGLAKLCKKKESTMSLLDLRGTIGYIAPEMISRVYGSVSHKSDVYSYGMLVLEMIGARNKTSAENYASDTSSMYFPEWIYKDLEKGDDERLVGNGISNEEEEIAKKMTLVGLWCIQSSPSDRPPMNRVVEMMEGNLDSLEVPPKPVWQIPTVPLPETSWISEESSSITN, from the exons ATGAACCCTCGAGCAATCATCCGATTCTCAAAACCCACTTTTTATCAGGTTATATTCTGCATCTTCTCTTTATTGTACTACCTTCCTTGTGCTTCAAGTCAGGAAGAACTTGGGTGGTGTGGAGATATGTTTCAGTGTGGGAACATAACCGCTGGTTTTCCTTTTTGGGGTGGGAAACGTCCTGATTATTGCGGTCATACATTGCTGGAGCTTCACtgcaataacaacaacaatacATCTTTAAACATCTCAGACCAAGAGTACTGTGTTCTTGATGTAGATCAAACATACACTCTTACACTTGCCAGAACAGACATGCTAGGCTCTTTTTGTTCTGctaaatttaaaaacacaacCTTGCCTACCGATATCCTTGACCTCTCACTAAATGCCAAGAACCTCACAGTTTCTTACCTCTGCGATCCTCGTAATCCTTACCTTTCATCAAATTTTACATGTCCTTTAAAGGGTATTGGGTCAGTGTCTCTGAGACCTGAGACACAGTCTTCCTGCAATGAGAGTTTCGCAGTGAATGTTCCGATGAATTTCTTTCcagaagagagagagtttaaTTTGAATCAGTTGGAAAGTGTTCTAAGAGGAGGGTTCGAGGTGAAAGTGGAGATAGATGAGATAACTTGTCAAGAATGTTCGTCCTCTGGTGGAATCTGCAGCTTCAGTGGTACCACACAAGTTTGCTGCAAGACAAACTCAACGTCAGGAATCACCTGCGAACCAAAGCCTCAACCAAGTT CTGCTGATCTTTACCACCGCTGTAGTACCCGGTTTATCTGTGGAGATCAGGTTGGTCTCTTATACCCTTTCTGGATTCCTGGCAGAGAAGAATGTGGTCACCCTGACTTCAAGCTCACCTGTGACAGAGGATTTTCAGAGATTAATATCGCCTCTGTGAAGTTCAGAATCTTAGAGGCAAACTACACAACTCGTATCATAAGACTTGCCAGATCTGATTATATCGGCCACCTTTGTCCCCAAGATCCTACAAATGCGCCATTCAACGAAAACATCCTTCAATTCTCACCTAACACCGACCTGCTAACACTTTACTATGACTGCCGAGACTTTTCATTCTCAACGCCTGCTTATGATCCTACTTACTTCAGAGAGCTtggttgtgatgatgaactcgGAAGAAGTTACTATGTGACGAGAAACCTCTCGTCCCCTTTACTTGACGGAGTTAGAGATCTTTTAAATATCCTCAAGGTACTGTGCTTAACAATCGTCAGCATTCCTGCGTCCGGACCTGCGTTGAGCACACTACAGAGATTTCAGACTTCAGATAATCTTAAGAAGGCGCTTGAAGAGGGTTTCGAGCTTGGAGTTAACCAAGAATGTTCCATGTGCATGGAATCTGGGGGTGGTTGTGGATATAATCAAACCACAAGAGGGTTCGTCTGTTACTGTAACAATGGGCCTCATAGCCGTACTTGCAGTTCCGGAAAGCCTCATGGTACACTGTTGTTTTCTCTCGAGTTAGTTCCATTTT TAGCGGGTGTTCTTGTGCTCTTGGTAATACTCATACCAATTCTCCGAAAGAGAAAAGCATCACATGACAACAGAAAACAGAATCTAAAGACCCTTATTCCACTGAAACACTATAGTTACGCACAAGTCAAACGAATTACAAACTCATTTGCGGAAGTGGTTGGGGAAGGAGGGTTTGGAACGGTCTATAGAGGAAGTCTTTCTGATGGTAGTATGGTTGCGGTGAAGGTCCTGAAAGACTCTAAGTGTAATGGTGAAGACTTTGTTAACGAAGTTGTGAGCATGAGCAGAACTTCTCATGTTAACATTGTTTCTCTGCTTGGATTCTGCTCCGAAGGTTCCAAGAGAGCAATTGTTTATGAACTTTTGGAAAACGGGTCTCTTGATAGGTTCATCTCAACCAACAACTCAATGAGCATTGATTGGATGGCAATGCATGGAATCGCGCTAGGCGTTGCTCGTGGTCTAGAGTACTTGCACCATGGCTGCAAAACAAGGATCGTGCATTTCGATATTAAACCTCAGAACGTATTGTTGGATGATGATCTTTGTCCCAAAGTGTCTGATTTCGGACTTGCTAAACTCTGCAAGAAGAAAGAGAGCACCATGTCACTACTAGACTTGAGAGGGACGATAGGCTACATCGCACCAGAGATGATCTCTAGAGTTTATGGGAGTGTTTCCCACAAGTCGGATGTATACAGCTATGGAATGTTAGTCCTCGAAATGATAGGAGCAAGGAACAAAACATCCGCAGAAAACTATGCATCGGACACAAGCTCGATGTACTTTCCAGAATGGATCTATAAGGATCTTGAGAAGGGAGACGATGAAAGGCTTGTTGGTAACGGAATCAGCAACGAGGAAGAGGAGATAGCAAAGAAGATGACATTGGTGGGTTTGTGGTGTATTCAGTCTTCTCCATCAGACCGCCCACCAATGAACAGAGTTGTGGAGATGATGGAAGGAAATCTTGATTCTCTTGAAGTCCCTCCTAAGCCTGTTTGGCAAATTCCTACAGTGCCTCTTCCTGAAACTTCTTGGATTTCAGAGGAGAGTTCAAGCATCACTAATTGA